AGCATCAAGAACGACGCCCTGCCCGTAGTGGTCACAGTGAACCTGGTCCGGCGCCGTTCGGTCGCCCGCTCCACCACAGGCGGCAGCTCGTCGGGTGTGCAGGTGCCCAAGGTGCTCGGCGTCCGGTCCGGGCCGTCGTGGGATGAGGTGCGGGTTCAGCTCGTGCCCGGCCAGAAGCCCGAGGACTTCGACGAGGCAGCTCGCGCGTTGGCCTCGGCGCGGAAGGTCGCTCGCTGCCAGATCCGCGAGCTGGAACCGAATGTCGTGTCAGTGGACTTCCAACGGCGTGACCAACTGGCCTCGGTGGTGCGATCCCTTCCCGTGCCGGACCTGCTCGCGGTCGACAAGACCGGGGTGGATCTGCGGCGAGTGTGGTCCGGGACCACCGAGTACGGACAGGACTGGAAGGTGCCGCTGCTCGGCGCGGGCGCGCACTGCCTCACCGCCGGTGCGTCGGGGGCGGGCAAGAACTCGGTGATGTGGTGCCCGCTCGTCTCCGCCGCGTCGGCAATCCGGGCAGGGGTGGTCCGGATGTCCGGGATCGACCCCAAGGGGATGGAGCTGGCCTACGGCCGGAACATCTTCGCCCGCTACGCGGTGTCCGGAAAGGACGCTCTGGACGTGCTCGACGGCCTGGTGGCCGAGATGGAAGACCGCAAGCGGACCTTCGCCGGACGGGTCCGCACGATCCCGATCAGCACGCAGTATCCGTTGGAACTGCTGGAGTTCGACGAGATCGGCGCCCTGACCAAGTACACCGACCGCAAGACCCGAGACGCCATCGTGGAACGCGTTGCGCTGCTGACCACCCAAGGCCGGGCGCTGGGCATGTCGGTACGCGGGTATGTGCAGGAGCCGACGAAGGACACTGTGCCGGTGCGGGAGCTGTTCACCCGCCGTGTCTGCCTGCGGGTCACGTCCAAGACGCACGTCGGGATGGTCCTCGGCGACGGTGCGTATGAGCGCGGTGCCTGGGCGAACCGGATCGGCGAGTCCGAAGCGGGCATCGGCTACGTGTGGGGCGAAGGACTGCGCGAACCCCTACGTATCCGCGCAGGCTGGGTCGACGACCGGGACGTGAAGGCGCTCGAGCACTACGTCACCAACGGTGGTCTCGTCGACCTGTCCGCGCCGCGTCGGGCTGAGGGGGTGGCGGCGTGAACACGCTGATGGTCTTCCTTGACGCGATCCGGGATCACCTCGACCTGCACTACCTGCCCGACGTGGCGTCGCTGGACATCGGCGGTCGGCCCGGTCGCCCGGTGGTGGTCCAGCTCGGGACCCGGGGCGACCTGGCGGCACTCGCCGGGGGCCTGCTGCGCTGGGCAGCCACGTTGGACGAGGTGACTGCCTCGATCTGGCGGGTTTCCGATGGCGGCTCGGTGCACCTGTCCATCTCCGGCCGGATGCCCTGCGGTG
This Amycolatopsis sulphurea DNA region includes the following protein-coding sequences:
- a CDS encoding FtsK/SpoIIIE domain-containing protein — encoded protein: MSTGFLVTAVFVLGAGVWVLHKIGRALAAILEVLAALAVVFVALWWLCKAAFWLASQVVLRWRTSLTIVAAYAWCSRLGWPSLAVVLGSVASVLGVWAAIDRISFDQWCGRFLRAWWLRWALYGRKLPGWLHACGLSIKNDALPVVVTVNLVRRRSVARSTTGGSSSGVQVPKVLGVRSGPSWDEVRVQLVPGQKPEDFDEAARALASARKVARCQIRELEPNVVSVDFQRRDQLASVVRSLPVPDLLAVDKTGVDLRRVWSGTTEYGQDWKVPLLGAGAHCLTAGASGAGKNSVMWCPLVSAASAIRAGVVRMSGIDPKGMELAYGRNIFARYAVSGKDALDVLDGLVAEMEDRKRTFAGRVRTIPISTQYPLELLEFDEIGALTKYTDRKTRDAIVERVALLTTQGRALGMSVRGYVQEPTKDTVPVRELFTRRVCLRVTSKTHVGMVLGDGAYERGAWANRIGESEAGIGYVWGEGLREPLRIRAGWVDDRDVKALEHYVTNGGLVDLSAPRRAEGVAA